A single genomic interval of Carassius auratus strain Wakin unplaced genomic scaffold, ASM336829v1 scaf_tig00025274, whole genome shotgun sequence harbors:
- the LOC113078323 gene encoding homeobox protein SIX6-like encodes MFQLPILNFSPQQVAGVCETLEESGDVERLGRFLWSLPVAPSACEVLGKNESVLRARAVVAFHGGNFSELYHILENHKFTKDSHAKLQALWLEAHYQEAEKLRGRPLGPVDKYRVRKKFPLPRTIWDGEQKTHCFKERTRHRLRDWYLQDPYPNPSKKRELAQATGLTPTQVGNWFKNRRQRDRAAAAKNRLQQQVMSVGSDRSLGDDDTTVDRLDPASSPDVSLSSKAAISVTSSDSECDV; translated from the exons ATGTTCCAGCTACCCATCTTGAATTTCAGCCCCCAGCAGGTCGCGGGGGTATGCGAGACGCTCGAGGAGAGCGGCGACGTGGAGAGGCTCGGTCGCTTCCTCTGGTCACTCCCGGTGGCGCCGTCCGCCTGCGAAGtcctcgggaagaacgagtctgTCCTGCGCGCGCGCGCTGTCGTGGCCTTTCACGGAGGTAACTTCAGCGAGCTCTACCACATACTAGAGAACCACAAATTCACCAAGGACTCACACGCGAAGCTGCAGGCGCTCTGGCTCGAGGCGCACTACCAGGAGGCTGAGAAACTCCGTGGGCGTCCGTTAGGACCAGTGGACAAGTACCGCGTCCGAAAGAAGTTTCCACTGCCTCGGACGATATGGGACGGCGAACAGAAAACGCACTGCTTCAAGGAGAGGACGCGGCATCGATTGAGAGATTGGTACCTGCAGGACCCTTACCCGAACCCGAGCAAAAAAAGAGAGCTGGCGCAGGCGACTGGACTCACGCCCACACAAGTGGGCAACTGGTTCAAAAACCGAAGGCAGAGAGACCGCGCTGCAGCAGCCAAGAACAG GCTACAGCAGCAGGTTATGTCCGTTGGCTCAGACCGATCGCTGGGGGACGATGACACCACAGTAGACCGACTGGATCCTGCCTCAAGCCCAGATGTCAGTCTCTCGAGCAAGGCCGCCATCTCCGTCACCTCCAGCGACAGTGAATGTGACGTCTAA